The genomic DNA CGCGAGCGCGGGCGCATTTGGCGATTGACGTATGTCGGTCCGAGCGCGAAGGAAGCGACGCCGGCGCCGAACCTGGCGGCGGCGGACGTCGCTGGGCTGATCGCGGCATTGGGGCACCCAGTGCTGCCGGTGCGGATGCGCGCCACCGACGAGTTGACCGACCGGATTGGCGCGGCGGCGGTTGGACCGCTGAGGCAGGCGCTTGAGGCTTCGTCGGCGGTGGTGAAGATCCAGGCGCTTTGGGGCTTGTATCGGCTGGGCGCCTTGGAGCAGGACGACATCGCGCGGGCCGCCAACAGCGACGACACGGCGCTGCGCGGTCATGCGTTGCGAGTGCTGGCCGAAACGGCGAGTTGGCCGAGGGAACTCGACTCGCTCGCGCTGGCGGGATTGACGGACAGCGACGCCTTTGTGCGCCGCGCGGCTGTGGACGCAATGAGCATTCACCCGGCGCCGGGCCACCTGCGACCGCTGCTCGATTTGTGGAGCGCGACGCCGGCCGCGGATGTGCATCTGCGACACAATCTGAAGATCGCGCTGCGCAACACGCTGGCGGGCGCCGGGGCGTTTGCGGCGCTGGATCGCGACAGAGTCACTGCCGGCGAGCGAACATTATTGGCCGAGGTGTGCCTGGGACTGCCGACAAAGGAGGCCGCCAAATACCTGTTGGACTACTTGCAGAGCGACACTGGCGACAAAGCCGACGCAAAGTTGTATTTGACCCATGTGGCCAAGCACCTGCCGGCGGATGGACTGGAACGCGTGGCCGAGTTGGCGCAAGAGCGAGCGGCCGACGATGTTGATCTGCAACTCGATTTGTTAACAGCGGTGCGCAGCGGACTGGCGCAGCGCGGCGCCGAGCCCAGCGAGCGCGTGCGCGAGTGGGCGGTGCGACTGGGGCAGCGGTTATTGCACGACGCCGACTCGACCGGCATCGGCTGGCAGGCGATCACGCCCGATGGCCAGCAGACTGAGCCTTGGAGCGTGGAAACGCGCAGCGCGGCGGATGGCCAACAAGGGCCGTACTTGAGCAGCCTGACGCGCGGTGAGGGATGGAAAGGAACGTTGCGTTCGGCCGAGTTTGTCATTCCCACGGCGCTCGAGTTCTTTGTTTGCGGACATTTGGGACCGCCCAACCGTGAGGCGCGGAATGACAATCTTACGCGGCTTTGTCTGGCGGATAGCGGTCAGACGATCGCCGCAGCGCTCGCGCCGCGCAATGATGTGGCGCAGCGCGTCGTGTGGAAGTTGGAACAGTATGCGGGCCAGTTGGGCTACATCGAAGTCGTCGATGGACTCGATACGCCGGGCTATGCCTGGATTGGGGTGGGGCGATTCGAGCCGCCCGTCGTCAGCACGCCGACCGTGGGGCTCGATACGCTGGCTCGTCGAAATACGGCCGCGGCCGAGTTGGCAGAGCAAATGCGATTGACGGAATTGGCCGAACCACTCGGCAGGCTGGCGCAGAACCGCAGCGTGCCCCCCGCGCTGCGATCGGCCGCTGCCCGCGCGGTGGCGCGACTGCACGATAGCGAGCTAGGCGCCGCGCTGGCGAGCGCGGCAGCGAATGATGCGATTGAGCCTGCGGCGCGAGTAGCGCTATTGCAGTCGGCGGTACGAGGAGAAGCGGCCGAACAGGAACGTTTGGTGACCGAACAGATGAAATCGGCGCCGGTACGCGCGCAGGACGCGCTAGCCTCGGCGCTGGCCGACAGCCGCGTGGGGAGCGAGATGCTGTTGCAAATGATCGAGCGCGGAGAGGCATCGGCCTATCTCTTGCAAAACGCCACGCTGGCGCAGCGATTGGGGGTGGCGATTGGGCGCGACGCGGTGGAGCGGATCGGCCGTCTCGTTGCCACGCTGCCGAGCCGCAGCGAGGCGGTGGAGCAATCGATGCTCGAACGCAAAGGGGCGTTCGCCGCCGCTAGTAGGAACCAATCGCGCGGGCACGAAGTGTTTCGCAAGCGCTGCGCCTCGTGTCATCAAATCAAGGGCGAAGGGGCGGTGATCGGTCCGCAATTAGACGGCATTGGCGGACGCGGGCTCGATCGGCTGCTCGAAGACCTGCTCGATCCGAATCGCAACATCGATCAGGCGTTTCGTACCAAGACCTTCGCGCTCAGCGATGGCCGCGTGTTGACGGGCCTACCGCGGCGCGAGGAGGGTGATCTGCAGATCATCGCCAATGCGGAGGGGAAGGAGATCGCGTTTGCCCGCGAATTGATTGACGAGGCGGAGCCGTCGGCATTGTCGTTGATGCCGGAGAATCTGGCGCGAGACATTCCAGAGGGAGAGTTTTTCGATCTATTGGCCTACCTATTGGCCCAGCGGGCGCCGAGCGACAAGTGAGACTGGCCAGTGGCATTTGGCCAAGCCGCGCGCTAATGATTTCGCCACCCGGACGGGGCTCGCGCGACCCTGCGCGATGAACCTCCGGCCAAACAACGCCCCGATTCTCTTTTTGTCACTACCGTCGCCGGCGGTTATGAACGCAGAGCACGAAGCCAAGCGCGCCGGTCATGCCGAGCACGAACATGCTGGGTTCGGGCACGGCCACAATGATGCGGACCTGATCCATCACCGCTGCGGCACTAGAGTTGAACAAGATGTTCAACAGGTTCGCGTTCCAAAACAAGGTGTCCGGCGTGATGGGAAACGCGAACTCAGCGCCGCGATAGGCGAGTCCGGTGGGATATAGCGTGCCGGGGTTGCCGAGCGATGCATCGGTGGCGTCGAGCAGGCTGTCGGAGACGATGATGCCCAGAATGTTGTTGGGCGCCGTCCAGCCACCGAGGATGCTGCTAAAGGTGTTGCGATCGGTTTCGCGGTGCAGGAGATAGCTTTGCACCACCGTGCCTTGGGGGATGAGACCCAAAGCGTTGGGATTCGCCTTGCCATAGAGGCCGGGGTTGATGATGTCGACCGGCAAGGGGTTGGCCAGTGTCTGCTGCGACTCGAAGAACAAGAACATGTCTGGATTGCTAGTGAGGGCGTTCGACTGCACAGAGGGAGGAGCGCCAATCACGATGAGCGCGGCCGAAGAGGCGGGCGCGAAGACGACAAGGACAAGATGGGCGATGACTAGGCCGCGCGCCAGCAAATTGCACGTCCAAGACGCGCGCAGCCGAATTGAAATCCGGTTCATTAGAGCCACCTGCGAGAAAGAAATTGGAAGAAACCGTAGAGGGGGTGCCCGACTAGGTCTTCTTTCTCACTAGCGACTCCAGTAGCCAACTCCAGACAAATAGAACTCGGACGACTTCCGGTAATTTATCCTGACCTGCCAACAATTCAAGCAAAATATGGCGGCTGTAACACTTTTGTTGCGCGACTTTGAAT from Pirellulales bacterium includes the following:
- a CDS encoding c-type cytochrome; the encoded protein is MNWFRRLAGCLAVYGVLVAGAAVAEDPFAAGVRPTEALTPEEELKAFRVPPGFRMELFAAEPQINKPLNMAFDARGRLWVTSTVEYPYAAPADRAARDSVRILEDTDGDGRADRITVFADGLNIPMGVYPYRDGAIVFSIPNIYYLADTDGDGRADQRTLLYGPFGFDRDVHGLNNAFRRGYDGWVYACHGFNNESKVTAPDGSQVHMVSGNVYRFRADGSHIELFMRGQVNPFGMAFTPWGDIFTSDCHTKPIMLLMRGGYYDSFGRPHDGLGYVPLVMQHDHGSTAIAGAAYYTGDLFPPEYRGNLFVGNVMTSRVNRDSLKITGSSLAAKEEADFVATDDPWFRPVDMQVGPDGALYIADFYNRIIGHYEVPLTHPGRDRERGRIWRLTYVGPSAKEATPAPNLAAADVAGLIAALGHPVLPVRMRATDELTDRIGAAAVGPLRQALEASSAVVKIQALWGLYRLGALEQDDIARAANSDDTALRGHALRVLAETASWPRELDSLALAGLTDSDAFVRRAAVDAMSIHPAPGHLRPLLDLWSATPAADVHLRHNLKIALRNTLAGAGAFAALDRDRVTAGERTLLAEVCLGLPTKEAAKYLLDYLQSDTGDKADAKLYLTHVAKHLPADGLERVAELAQERAADDVDLQLDLLTAVRSGLAQRGAEPSERVREWAVRLGQRLLHDADSTGIGWQAITPDGQQTEPWSVETRSAADGQQGPYLSSLTRGEGWKGTLRSAEFVIPTALEFFVCGHLGPPNREARNDNLTRLCLADSGQTIAAALAPRNDVAQRVVWKLEQYAGQLGYIEVVDGLDTPGYAWIGVGRFEPPVVSTPTVGLDTLARRNTAAAELAEQMRLTELAEPLGRLAQNRSVPPALRSAAARAVARLHDSELGAALASAAANDAIEPAARVALLQSAVRGEAAEQERLVTEQMKSAPVRAQDALASALADSRVGSEMLLQMIERGEASAYLLQNATLAQRLGVAIGRDAVERIGRLVATLPSRSEAVEQSMLERKGAFAAASRNQSRGHEVFRKRCASCHQIKGEGAVIGPQLDGIGGRGLDRLLEDLLDPNRNIDQAFRTKTFALSDGRVLTGLPRREEGDLQIIANAEGKEIAFARELIDEAEPSALSLMPENLARDIPEGEFFDLLAYLLAQRAPSDK